A window of the Juglans microcarpa x Juglans regia isolate MS1-56 chromosome 5D, Jm3101_v1.0, whole genome shotgun sequence genome harbors these coding sequences:
- the LOC121265056 gene encoding nuclear transcription factor Y subunit A-7-like isoform X3 has translation MTSSANDLSDNSEADEQQKHSESLIQSLSPATGMSHSGISSQNVQYQTPQQLGAAHALAPAVYPYPDPYYRSIFAPYDSQPYPPQTYGGQPMVHLQLMGIQQAGVPLPSDAVEEPVFVNAKQYHGIMRRRQSRAKAESENKVHKSRKPYLHESRHLHALRRARGCGGRFLNSKKNGNQQNEVASGDKSQPNINLNSDKNDIASSDGTS, from the exons ATGACTTCTTCTGCGAATGATCTTTCCG ATAATAGTGAAGCTGATGAGCAGCAAAAGCACTCAGAATCTCTGATTCAGTCTTTGTCTCCTGCAACTGGAATGTCTCATTCTGGTATTAGTAGTCAAAATGTTCAGTATCAAACACCTCAGCAGCTTGGAGCAGCACATGCTTTG GCACCGGCAGTATACCCATATCCAGATCCCTATTATAGAAGCATCTTTGCCCCATATGATTCACAGCCCTATCCTCCACAAACCTATGGTGGGCAACCAATG GTCCATCTTCAGTTAATGGGAATTCAGCAAGCTGGGGTTCCTTTGCCTTCAGATGCAGTTGAGGAACCTGTTTTTGTGAATGCGAAACAATATCATGGCATTATGCGGCGTCGACAGTCTCGTGCAAAAGCCGAATCAGAAAATAAAGTTCATAAGTCTCGAAAG CCATATTTGCATGAATCTCGACATTTGCATGCATTGAGAAGAGCTCGAGGATGTGGGGGTCGGTTtctcaattcaaagaaaaatgggaaCCAACAGAATGAGGTGGCATCAGGTGACAAATCACAGCCCAACATCAATCTCAACTCtgataaaaatgatattgcTTCCTCAGATGGCACATCTTGA
- the LOC121265056 gene encoding nuclear transcription factor Y subunit A-7-like isoform X2, with amino-acid sequence MSIYLTILLQGFNVHYSLMTSSANDLSDNSEADEQQKHSESLIQSLSPATGMSHSGISSQNVQYQTPQQLGAAHALAPAVYPYPDPYYRSIFAPYDSQPYPPQTYGGQPMVHLQLMGIQQAGVPLPSDAVEEPVFVNAKQYHGIMRRRQSRAKAESENKVHKSRKPYLHESRHLHALRRARGCGGRFLNSKKNGNQQNEVASGDKSQPNINLNSDKNDIASSDGTS; translated from the exons ATGAGTATATATCTCACA ATTTTACTCCAGGGATTCAACGTGCATTACAGCCTCATGACTTCTTCTGCGAATGATCTTTCCG ATAATAGTGAAGCTGATGAGCAGCAAAAGCACTCAGAATCTCTGATTCAGTCTTTGTCTCCTGCAACTGGAATGTCTCATTCTGGTATTAGTAGTCAAAATGTTCAGTATCAAACACCTCAGCAGCTTGGAGCAGCACATGCTTTG GCACCGGCAGTATACCCATATCCAGATCCCTATTATAGAAGCATCTTTGCCCCATATGATTCACAGCCCTATCCTCCACAAACCTATGGTGGGCAACCAATG GTCCATCTTCAGTTAATGGGAATTCAGCAAGCTGGGGTTCCTTTGCCTTCAGATGCAGTTGAGGAACCTGTTTTTGTGAATGCGAAACAATATCATGGCATTATGCGGCGTCGACAGTCTCGTGCAAAAGCCGAATCAGAAAATAAAGTTCATAAGTCTCGAAAG CCATATTTGCATGAATCTCGACATTTGCATGCATTGAGAAGAGCTCGAGGATGTGGGGGTCGGTTtctcaattcaaagaaaaatgggaaCCAACAGAATGAGGTGGCATCAGGTGACAAATCACAGCCCAACATCAATCTCAACTCtgataaaaatgatattgcTTCCTCAGATGGCACATCTTGA
- the LOC121265056 gene encoding nuclear transcription factor Y subunit A-7-like isoform X1 gives MNEYISHMWLYCQILLQGFNVHYSLMTSSANDLSDNSEADEQQKHSESLIQSLSPATGMSHSGISSQNVQYQTPQQLGAAHALAPAVYPYPDPYYRSIFAPYDSQPYPPQTYGGQPMVHLQLMGIQQAGVPLPSDAVEEPVFVNAKQYHGIMRRRQSRAKAESENKVHKSRKPYLHESRHLHALRRARGCGGRFLNSKKNGNQQNEVASGDKSQPNINLNSDKNDIASSDGTS, from the exons ATGAATGAGTATATATCTCACA TGTGGTTGTACTGCCAGATTTTACTCCAGGGATTCAACGTGCATTACAGCCTCATGACTTCTTCTGCGAATGATCTTTCCG ATAATAGTGAAGCTGATGAGCAGCAAAAGCACTCAGAATCTCTGATTCAGTCTTTGTCTCCTGCAACTGGAATGTCTCATTCTGGTATTAGTAGTCAAAATGTTCAGTATCAAACACCTCAGCAGCTTGGAGCAGCACATGCTTTG GCACCGGCAGTATACCCATATCCAGATCCCTATTATAGAAGCATCTTTGCCCCATATGATTCACAGCCCTATCCTCCACAAACCTATGGTGGGCAACCAATG GTCCATCTTCAGTTAATGGGAATTCAGCAAGCTGGGGTTCCTTTGCCTTCAGATGCAGTTGAGGAACCTGTTTTTGTGAATGCGAAACAATATCATGGCATTATGCGGCGTCGACAGTCTCGTGCAAAAGCCGAATCAGAAAATAAAGTTCATAAGTCTCGAAAG CCATATTTGCATGAATCTCGACATTTGCATGCATTGAGAAGAGCTCGAGGATGTGGGGGTCGGTTtctcaattcaaagaaaaatgggaaCCAACAGAATGAGGTGGCATCAGGTGACAAATCACAGCCCAACATCAATCTCAACTCtgataaaaatgatattgcTTCCTCAGATGGCACATCTTGA